From one Pseudomonas sp. S35 genomic stretch:
- the cytX gene encoding putative hydroxymethylpyrimidine transporter CytX — protein sequence MNIQPSTYSPDIAVPADKRVFGARDLFSLWFSLGIGLMVLQTGALLAPGLGLCGSLLAIFLGTLVGVLLLAAVGVIGSDTGLSAMAALKLSLGAKGASLPALLNLLQLIGWGSFEIIVMRDAASLLGARAFSEGSVLASPLLWTLFFGGLATLLAVSGPLTFVRQILRKWGIWLLLGACLWLTWNLFAKADLAALWAQAGDGSLPFAVGFDIAIAMPLSWLPLIADYSRFGKRAKSVFGGTALGFFIGNFWLMSLGVAYTLAFAPSGEVNALLLALAGAGLGIPLLLILLDESENAFADIHSAAVSSGILLRLKVEHLALAIGVICTLIACFAPLAQYQNFLLLIGSVFAPLFGVVLVDHFILRRRGQGVVTSLHWSALLAWLGGIATYHLLANLYPDVGATLPALVLAGLLQFILARAFSGVRAPAQA from the coding sequence TTGAACATTCAACCGAGCACTTACTCCCCCGACATCGCGGTGCCCGCTGACAAAAGAGTCTTCGGTGCCCGCGACCTGTTCTCCCTGTGGTTCTCCCTCGGCATCGGCCTGATGGTCCTGCAAACCGGCGCGCTGCTCGCGCCGGGCCTGGGCCTGTGCGGCTCGTTGCTGGCGATCTTCCTCGGCACCCTGGTTGGCGTGCTGTTGCTGGCTGCTGTGGGTGTGATCGGCAGCGACACCGGCCTGTCCGCAATGGCCGCGCTCAAGCTCAGCCTCGGCGCCAAAGGCGCGAGCCTGCCGGCGTTGCTGAACCTGCTGCAACTGATCGGCTGGGGCTCTTTCGAAATCATCGTGATGCGCGATGCCGCCAGCCTGTTGGGCGCGCGGGCATTCAGCGAGGGCAGCGTGTTGGCCAGCCCGTTGTTGTGGACGCTGTTTTTCGGCGGCCTGGCAACCTTGCTGGCGGTCAGCGGGCCCTTGACCTTTGTGCGCCAGATCCTGCGCAAATGGGGCATCTGGCTGCTGCTCGGCGCCTGCCTGTGGCTGACCTGGAACCTGTTTGCCAAGGCCGACCTGGCCGCGTTATGGGCTCAGGCCGGTGACGGTTCGCTGCCATTCGCGGTGGGCTTTGACATTGCCATCGCCATGCCGCTGTCGTGGCTGCCGCTGATTGCCGACTACTCTCGCTTCGGCAAGCGTGCCAAAAGTGTCTTCGGCGGCACTGCGTTGGGCTTCTTTATCGGTAATTTCTGGCTGATGAGCCTGGGCGTGGCCTATACCCTGGCGTTCGCGCCAAGCGGCGAAGTGAACGCGCTGCTCCTGGCGTTGGCGGGTGCGGGCCTGGGGATTCCGCTGCTGCTGATCCTGTTGGATGAGTCGGAAAACGCCTTTGCCGATATTCACTCGGCGGCGGTGTCCAGCGGGATTTTGTTGCGCTTGAAAGTCGAGCACCTGGCATTGGCTATCGGGGTGATCTGCACCTTGATCGCCTGTTTCGCGCCGTTGGCCCAGTACCAGAACTTCTTGCTGTTGATCGGCTCGGTGTTCGCGCCGTTGTTCGGCGTGGTGCTGGTGGATCATTTCATCCTGCGCCGTCGTGGCCAGGGTGTGGTCACCAGCCTGCATTGGTCGGCGTTGCTGGCCTGGCTGGGTGGCATCGCCACTTACCACCTGTTGGCGAATCTGTACCCGGATGTCGGCGCTACCCTGCCGGCGTTGGTGCTGGCAGGGCTGTTGCAGTTCATCCTGGCTCGGGCCTTCAGCGGCGTACGGGCACCAGCTCAGGCTTGA
- a CDS encoding RsiV family protein: MSLLKIASVACIALTLGACQSLFQPSWRTPLEATRDTTEQTRPGCASADCALVNIDTVHFVKEPKLDALIEQRLLEMTGANPLPTSLATYREQFLQTAAPNNSMYLQAKVREQHDGLVIIELSSYLDQGATHGEPGRAFINYSRQQQKALSLTDMLLPGKEDAFWKAAQVAHNSWLISTRLSLEPEFVKTYPFQKTPNVALTYGGVILKYPTTTIAPYALGHVELQIPYSRLDGILKPELVPVRR, translated from the coding sequence ATGTCGCTTTTAAAAATCGCCTCCGTGGCCTGCATCGCCTTGACCCTCGGCGCCTGCCAAAGCCTGTTCCAACCCAGCTGGCGCACCCCGCTGGAAGCCACCCGCGACACCACCGAACAAACCCGGCCGGGCTGTGCCAGCGCCGATTGCGCGCTGGTGAACATCGACACCGTGCACTTCGTCAAGGAACCCAAGCTGGATGCGTTGATTGAGCAGCGCCTGCTGGAAATGACTGGCGCCAACCCGCTGCCGACTAGCCTTGCGACCTATCGCGAACAATTCCTGCAAACCGCAGCGCCGAACAACAGCATGTATCTGCAGGCCAAGGTACGCGAGCAGCATGACGGCTTGGTGATCATCGAACTGTCCAGCTACCTGGACCAGGGCGCCACCCACGGCGAACCGGGCCGCGCGTTCATCAACTATTCGCGCCAGCAACAAAAGGCCTTGTCGCTCACCGATATGCTGCTGCCGGGCAAGGAAGACGCCTTCTGGAAAGCCGCCCAGGTGGCGCACAACAGTTGGCTGATCAGCACCCGCCTGAGCCTGGAGCCGGAGTTCGTGAAAACCTACCCCTTCCAGAAGACCCCGAACGTGGCGCTGACTTACGGTGGCGTGATCCTCAAGTACCCCACCACCACTATCGCGCCGTACGCCCTGGGCCACGTCGAGTTGCAGATTCCCTACTCGCGCCTGGACGGCATCCTCAAGCCTGAGCTGGTGCCCGTACGCCGCTGA
- a CDS encoding NUDIX domain-containing protein, with the protein MTDTAKSTPSKIEIVQRDNAYKGFYQLDRVQLRHEKFDGGMSRVINREVFVRHDAVCVLPYDPQRDEVVLIEQFRVGAMGRGNNPWLVEMVAGLIDKDEEPEEVAHREAEEEAGLTFSALWPITKYFPSPGGSTEFVHLYLGRCDSAGAGGVHGLEEEAEDIRVTVWAFEDALQAVRDGKISNAASIIALQWLALNRAEVRGLWQ; encoded by the coding sequence ATGACGGACACAGCAAAATCGACGCCGAGCAAGATTGAGATTGTTCAGCGCGACAATGCCTATAAGGGCTTCTACCAGCTTGATCGCGTGCAACTGCGCCACGAAAAATTCGATGGCGGCATGAGTCGAGTGATCAACCGTGAAGTCTTCGTCCGTCACGACGCCGTTTGCGTGCTGCCGTACGACCCGCAGCGCGATGAAGTGGTGCTGATCGAGCAGTTCCGTGTAGGTGCGATGGGGCGCGGCAACAACCCCTGGCTGGTGGAAATGGTCGCCGGCCTGATCGACAAGGACGAGGAACCTGAGGAGGTTGCACACCGCGAAGCCGAGGAGGAAGCTGGGCTGACCTTCTCTGCGCTGTGGCCGATCACCAAGTATTTTCCGTCGCCCGGTGGCAGTACCGAGTTTGTGCATTTGTACCTGGGCCGTTGCGACAGCGCCGGTGCCGGTGGCGTCCATGGACTGGAAGAAGAGGCAGAAGATATCCGCGTCACCGTCTGGGCTTTCGAAGACGCCCTGCAAGCGGTACGCGACGGTAAGATTTCCAACGCAGCCAGCATTATCGCCCTGCAATGGCTTGCGCTTAATCGCGCGGAAGTGAGGGGGTTATGGCAGTAA
- a CDS encoding DUF1249 domain-containing protein, producing MAVKARERYRVDLIGLQAACEANYARLMRLLPDMRHAPEARRIGVTHGDQMLGVLALEVIVNCPYTTTLRVRQEHSLPWLPVPQLEVQVYHDARMAEVISAEHARRFRSIYPYPNVFMHQPDEKAQLNVFLGEWLSHCLALGHEFEVVR from the coding sequence ATGGCAGTAAAGGCACGGGAACGTTATCGAGTCGACCTGATCGGGTTGCAAGCCGCCTGCGAAGCCAACTATGCGCGCCTGATGCGCCTGCTTCCCGACATGCGCCACGCCCCCGAGGCGCGGCGCATCGGCGTGACCCATGGCGACCAGATGCTCGGCGTGCTGGCCCTGGAAGTCATCGTCAACTGCCCGTACACCACCACCTTGCGCGTGCGCCAGGAGCACAGCCTGCCCTGGCTGCCGGTGCCGCAACTGGAAGTGCAGGTGTACCATGACGCGCGCATGGCCGAAGTGATCAGCGCCGAACATGCGCGACGCTTTCGCAGCATCTATCCTTACCCGAATGTGTTCATGCACCAGCCCGATGAGAAAGCACAGCTCAATGTGTTCCTCGGTGAGTGGTTGAGCCATTGCCTGGCACTGGGTCATGAGTTTGAGGTCGTGCGGTAG
- the cpdA gene encoding 3',5'-cyclic-AMP phosphodiesterase has protein sequence MPSVSALNPDTALLVQLSDSHLFAEAGGTLLGMNTRDSLQRVIGLVRQQQPQIDLIVATGDLSQDGTLESYQQFRDMTAPIGAPARWIPGNHDEPQIMAQAAAHSDLLEPVVDVGNWRITLLDSAVPGSVPGYLQDSQLQLLAQALSEAPSRHHLVCFHHHPVSFGCAWMEPIGLRNPDALFAVLDRFPQVKAVLWGHVHQEIDRERNGVRLLASPSTCIQFAPGSEDFKVSEQAPGYRWLRLHADGRLETGVERVTGFAFTVDYGSNGY, from the coding sequence TTGCCGAGCGTATCCGCCTTGAACCCCGACACTGCGCTGCTGGTGCAGTTATCTGACAGCCACCTGTTTGCAGAGGCCGGCGGCACACTGCTGGGCATGAATACCCGTGACAGCCTGCAGCGCGTGATCGGGTTGGTGCGCCAGCAACAGCCGCAAATCGACCTGATCGTGGCAACCGGGGACTTGTCCCAGGACGGCACGCTGGAGTCGTACCAGCAATTTCGCGACATGACTGCACCCATCGGCGCCCCTGCGCGCTGGATTCCCGGTAACCATGACGAGCCGCAGATCATGGCGCAGGCCGCTGCACACAGCGACTTGCTTGAGCCAGTGGTGGATGTGGGCAACTGGCGTATCACGCTTCTGGACTCCGCCGTACCGGGCTCGGTCCCCGGCTATCTTCAGGATTCGCAGCTGCAATTGCTGGCCCAAGCCTTGAGTGAAGCCCCTAGCCGTCATCATCTGGTGTGCTTTCACCATCACCCGGTGTCTTTTGGCTGTGCGTGGATGGAGCCTATCGGCCTGCGCAATCCCGACGCATTGTTTGCCGTGCTGGACCGCTTTCCCCAGGTCAAGGCAGTGCTCTGGGGCCATGTGCACCAGGAAATCGATCGCGAGCGTAACGGCGTGCGCCTGCTGGCTTCGCCGTCCACCTGCATCCAGTTCGCGCCGGGCAGCGAGGATTTCAAGGTCAGTGAGCAGGCGCCGGGCTATCGTTGGTTGCGTTTGCATGCCGATGGGCGGTTGGAGACTGGGGTAGAGCGTGTCACAGGCTTCGCTTTTACTGTGGACTACGGCAGCAACGGCTATTGA
- a CDS encoding M14 family metallopeptidase encodes MKTLEQVRASLTPYPVEVEFPDLSQWKAGNCGIDYVHSFDSGTPGPHVLVMALTHGNEVSGAIAVDALLRSGVRPRKGRLSLAFGNIEAYHRFDPHDIDATRFVDEDMNRVWLPSTLDGDRDSVELRRARELRPLIDSVDLLLDIHSMHEESPPLMMCGACAKGLKFAKSLGVPATVVVDAGHANGRRMRDYGGFGDPASQKNALLIETGQHFSKKSQHVALDIAARFLMATDAVAEADVLKLLSQEKPGPQQCLQVTEPVIAHSMDFRFTDDFRGLERIAQAGTVIARDDRREIVTPHDDCVLIQPSLRQLGPGVTVVRLAKVLDI; translated from the coding sequence ATGAAAACCCTTGAGCAGGTTCGTGCATCACTGACACCGTACCCTGTGGAAGTCGAGTTCCCCGATCTCAGCCAATGGAAAGCCGGCAACTGCGGGATCGACTATGTCCACAGTTTTGACAGCGGCACGCCTGGGCCACATGTGCTGGTCATGGCACTGACCCATGGCAATGAAGTCAGCGGAGCAATCGCAGTAGACGCCTTGCTGCGCAGCGGCGTGCGCCCTCGCAAAGGCCGTTTGTCACTGGCGTTCGGCAATATCGAGGCCTATCACCGCTTCGACCCACACGACATTGACGCCACCCGTTTTGTCGACGAGGACATGAACCGTGTCTGGCTACCATCAACACTGGACGGCGACCGAGACTCCGTGGAACTGCGTCGCGCACGTGAGCTGCGACCGCTGATCGACAGTGTCGACTTGCTGCTCGATATCCATTCGATGCACGAAGAATCCCCACCACTGATGATGTGTGGGGCCTGCGCCAAAGGCCTGAAATTCGCAAAATCGTTAGGCGTACCGGCAACCGTGGTGGTCGACGCCGGCCACGCCAATGGCCGGCGTATGCGTGACTATGGTGGGTTTGGCGATCCCGCCAGCCAAAAAAACGCACTGCTGATCGAGACCGGCCAACATTTTTCTAAAAAAAGCCAACACGTCGCCCTCGATATTGCCGCACGCTTCCTGATGGCGACTGATGCAGTCGCCGAGGCCGACGTCTTGAAGCTCCTGAGCCAGGAAAAGCCGGGGCCCCAGCAATGCCTGCAAGTCACTGAACCGGTGATCGCCCACAGCATGGACTTCCGTTTTACCGATGACTTCCGCGGCCTTGAGCGCATAGCCCAGGCTGGAACAGTGATCGCTCGGGACGACCGGCGCGAGATCGTCACACCCCATGACGACTGCGTGTTGATCCAGCCCTCGCTGCGGCAGTTGGGTCCAGGGGTTACGGTAGTGAGGCTGGCGAAGGTTCTGGATATTTAG
- a CDS encoding MFS transporter: MTTQSSALSSAQAPTRRGPWKEIIAASVGNALEFYDLLIYGYFAVVIGKQFFPSDNETTSLLLAVGSFGISFLMRPLGAIVLGSYTDRAGRKASLTLSIMIMLVGTAMITFAPTYEQIGLAAPLLIIVARMLQGFSTGGEFGAATAFMVEHADAGRRGFFASWQLSTQGLATVLAAGVSAILSYALSDVQLNDWGWRVAFGFGLLIGPVGFYIRRQIDETPDFKKNVANVAVKTPLRDVLIKGHVSLLLAIGVVAGATAFNYVHKLYMPIYAFKQLSITATSSYLGALMTGITLMLMAPIFGGLSDRHGRFRVLTIALSITGLSSYPMFLLLNIFPSFSTLLVVQALVGVLIAACLGPIPAMLADIFPTSIRGTGLALSYNFSVTLFGGFAPLIVTWMIEASGSKLAPSFYVMATILISVLAIACLGRRMRSAHPCAS, encoded by the coding sequence ATGACAACTCAATCATCCGCCTTATCATCGGCCCAAGCTCCCACCCGGCGCGGCCCATGGAAAGAGATCATCGCTGCCAGCGTCGGCAACGCGCTGGAGTTCTATGACTTACTGATCTATGGCTATTTTGCAGTCGTCATCGGCAAACAGTTTTTTCCGTCCGATAACGAAACCACCTCATTGCTGCTGGCCGTAGGCTCGTTCGGCATTTCCTTTTTGATGCGCCCGCTGGGCGCCATTGTGCTCGGTTCATACACCGACAGAGCCGGACGAAAGGCGTCATTAACGCTGTCGATCATGATCATGCTGGTCGGCACCGCAATGATTACGTTCGCCCCGACCTACGAGCAGATCGGCCTGGCGGCGCCGCTGCTGATCATCGTTGCCCGCATGCTCCAGGGGTTTTCCACGGGCGGCGAATTTGGCGCGGCGACCGCGTTCATGGTCGAACACGCCGACGCCGGGCGACGGGGTTTCTTTGCCAGCTGGCAATTGTCTACCCAGGGGCTGGCAACTGTGCTGGCGGCGGGTGTCAGTGCGATCCTCAGCTATGCGCTGTCGGATGTGCAGTTGAACGATTGGGGCTGGCGTGTAGCCTTCGGCTTCGGCCTGCTGATCGGGCCGGTAGGCTTTTACATTCGCAGACAAATCGATGAAACGCCGGACTTCAAGAAAAACGTAGCCAACGTAGCGGTCAAGACCCCACTGCGGGATGTCCTGATCAAAGGGCACGTCAGCCTGTTGCTGGCTATCGGCGTGGTGGCGGGCGCGACCGCATTCAATTACGTGCATAAGCTGTACATGCCGATCTACGCCTTTAAACAACTGAGCATCACTGCCACGTCGTCCTACCTGGGGGCCCTGATGACCGGTATTACGTTGATGCTCATGGCCCCGATTTTCGGTGGGCTTTCCGATCGCCACGGGCGATTCCGAGTGTTGACCATCGCCTTGTCGATTACCGGGCTGTCGTCTTATCCGATGTTCCTGCTGCTCAATATCTTCCCCAGTTTCTCCACGCTGCTGGTCGTGCAAGCGCTTGTCGGCGTATTGATTGCGGCCTGCCTGGGGCCAATCCCGGCAATGCTTGCCGACATCTTCCCAACCAGCATTCGCGGTACTGGGCTGGCGCTGAGCTACAACTTTTCCGTGACCCTGTTTGGTGGTTTCGCCCCGTTGATCGTGACCTGGATGATCGAGGCAAGCGGCAGCAAACTGGCGCCGAGCTTTTATGTGATGGCAACCATTTTGATCAGCGTACTGGCGATCGCCTGCCTGGGCCGGCGCATGCGCAGCGCCCATCCCTGCGCCAGTTAA
- a CDS encoding LysR substrate-binding domain-containing protein has translation MQLEWLEDFVELARTRSLSRAAENRCVTHPAFGRRIRALEEWVGTPLIERKQPLSLTPCGLLFLDAATQSLELLGTVRAQFKNDTLSRDEPVRIATGRTLACDFFPDWYESLHPKLGSFAVSLLTSGAQEAISRLSAGEVDLLLSFSSPLTQTLLDPEHFDSRVLAKEELLPVSAPSAPGQPQLQILADSNALLIPWLAFSPTLTLRSVLARHLDRLPQRLALRMVYQADSYDAILEMAKRGRGLAWLPRMVVNDALASGELLMAGGAEFCVSFDVSLHRLRANRSEMVMRIWTALTPSTTQ, from the coding sequence ATGCAACTTGAATGGCTTGAGGATTTTGTCGAACTGGCGCGCACTCGCAGCCTGTCGCGTGCCGCCGAAAATCGCTGTGTCACGCATCCAGCGTTCGGTCGACGTATCCGGGCGCTGGAAGAATGGGTCGGCACGCCATTGATCGAGCGCAAGCAACCCCTGTCACTGACACCCTGCGGCCTGCTGTTCCTTGATGCCGCCACTCAATCGCTGGAATTGCTGGGCACTGTCAGAGCGCAGTTCAAAAATGACACCCTCAGCCGCGACGAACCGGTGCGCATCGCCACCGGCCGGACCCTGGCCTGTGACTTTTTCCCCGATTGGTACGAGTCATTGCACCCGAAACTGGGCAGCTTTGCGGTGTCATTGCTCACCAGCGGTGCGCAAGAAGCGATCAGCCGGTTGTCCGCCGGCGAGGTTGATCTGCTGCTGAGTTTTTCCAGCCCGCTGACCCAGACGCTGTTGGACCCGGAGCATTTCGACTCCCGAGTACTGGCCAAGGAGGAACTGCTACCGGTCAGCGCCCCGAGCGCCCCTGGGCAGCCGCAACTGCAGATACTCGCCGACAGCAACGCCCTGCTCATCCCTTGGCTGGCCTTCTCACCCACTCTGACACTGCGCAGCGTACTGGCCCGGCATTTGGATCGACTGCCGCAGCGCCTGGCGCTGCGAATGGTTTACCAAGCGGACTCCTATGACGCCATTCTGGAAATGGCCAAGCGTGGCCGGGGGCTGGCGTGGTTGCCGCGCATGGTCGTCAACGACGCGCTGGCATCGGGCGAGCTGCTGATGGCGGGGGGCGCCGAATTTTGCGTCAGTTTCGACGTTTCGCTGCATCGCCTGCGCGCCAACCGGAGCGAGATGGTGATGAGGATATGGACAGCCTTGACCCCCTCCACCACCCAGTAG
- a CDS encoding YqiA/YcfP family alpha/beta fold hydrolase, protein MSASILYIHGFNSAPASNKASQLITVMDSLGLADQLRVPALHHHPRQAIPQLEEALAQLGRPLLVGSSLGGYYATYLAERHGLKALLVNPAVSPHRMFDGYLGTQKNLYTDETWELTHDHVTALAELEVPAPQDAARYQVWLQTGDETLDYRLAQQYYRACALRIQAGGDHGYQGFAQQLPALLSFAGIGADQYQSFDFSAL, encoded by the coding sequence ATGTCTGCTTCGATCCTGTATATCCACGGTTTCAACAGTGCGCCGGCGTCCAACAAGGCCAGCCAGCTCATCACCGTGATGGACAGCCTCGGCCTGGCCGACCAACTGCGCGTGCCGGCGTTGCATCACCATCCTCGTCAGGCTATTCCTCAGTTAGAGGAGGCCCTTGCCCAACTGGGGCGGCCGCTGCTGGTCGGCAGCTCACTCGGCGGCTACTATGCAACCTATCTTGCCGAGCGCCATGGCCTCAAGGCGCTGCTGGTCAACCCAGCGGTAAGCCCCCATCGGATGTTCGACGGCTACTTGGGCACCCAGAAGAACCTCTACACCGATGAAACCTGGGAATTGACCCACGACCACGTCACGGCGCTGGCCGAGCTGGAAGTGCCGGCGCCCCAGGATGCGGCGCGTTATCAGGTGTGGTTGCAGACCGGGGATGAAACCCTGGATTATCGCCTCGCCCAACAGTATTACCGGGCCTGTGCCTTGCGCATCCAGGCCGGTGGCGACCATGGTTACCAAGGGTTCGCCCAGCAATTACCGGCGCTGCTCAGCTTTGCCGGCATTGGCGCAGATCAGTATCAATCCTTCGATTTCTCGGCACTGTAA
- the parE gene encoding DNA topoisomerase IV subunit B has product MATPSASSYNADAIEVLSGLDPVRKRPGMYTDTSRPNHLAQEVIDNSVDEALAGHAKSVHVILHADHSLEVSDDGRGMPVDIHPEEGVSGVELILTKLHAGGKFSNKNYQFSGGLHGVGISVVNALSTLVRVKVKRDGNEYQMTFADGYKATDLEVIGTVGKRNTGTSVYFAPDPKYFDSPKFSISRLKHVLKAKAVLCPGLLVTFEDKGTGEKVEWHYEDGLRSYLEDSVSDFERLPNEPFCGSLAGNKEAVDWALLWLPEGGDSVQESYVNLIPTAQGGTHVNGLRQGLLDAMREFCEYRSLLPRGVKLAPEDVWERIAFVLSMKMQEPQFSGQTKERLSSREAAAFVSGVVKDAFSLWLNEHPELGLALAELAINNAGRRLKASKKVERKRITQGPALPGKLADCAGQDPMRSELFLVEGDSAGGSAKQARDKEFQAILPLRGKILNTWEVDGSEVLASQEVHNIAVAIGVDPGSADIAQLRYGKICILADADSDGLHIATLLCALFVQHFRPLVDAGHVYVAMPPLYRIDLGKEIFYALDEAERDGILDRLVAEKKRGKPQVTRFKGLGEMNPPQLRETTMDPNTRRLVQLTLEDYAGTSEMMDMLLAKKRAPDRKAWLESKGNLAEVLG; this is encoded by the coding sequence ATGGCCACTCCCAGCGCTAGCTCTTATAACGCCGACGCCATCGAAGTCCTCTCGGGCCTCGACCCGGTGCGCAAACGCCCCGGCATGTACACCGACACCAGTCGGCCGAACCACCTTGCCCAGGAAGTCATCGACAACAGCGTCGACGAAGCCTTGGCCGGGCACGCCAAGTCGGTGCACGTCATTCTCCACGCGGATCATTCCCTGGAAGTGTCCGACGACGGCCGCGGCATGCCAGTGGACATTCACCCGGAAGAGGGCGTGTCGGGCGTCGAGCTGATCCTCACCAAGCTGCACGCCGGCGGCAAGTTCTCCAACAAGAACTACCAGTTCTCCGGTGGCTTGCACGGTGTGGGTATTTCCGTGGTCAATGCCCTGTCGACCCTGGTGCGAGTCAAGGTCAAGCGCGACGGCAATGAGTACCAGATGACCTTCGCCGATGGTTACAAAGCCACCGACCTGGAAGTGATCGGCACCGTAGGCAAGCGCAATACCGGCACCAGCGTGTACTTCGCGCCGGACCCGAAATACTTCGATTCGCCGAAATTCTCCATCAGCCGCCTCAAGCACGTGCTCAAGGCCAAGGCCGTGTTGTGCCCGGGCCTGCTGGTGACCTTTGAAGACAAAGGCACCGGCGAGAAAGTCGAGTGGCACTACGAAGACGGCCTGCGCTCTTACCTGGAAGACTCCGTCAGCGACTTCGAGCGCCTGCCCAACGAGCCGTTCTGCGGCAGCCTGGCCGGTAATAAAGAAGCCGTCGACTGGGCGCTGCTGTGGTTGCCCGAAGGCGGCGACAGCGTGCAGGAAAGCTACGTCAACCTGATCCCCACCGCCCAGGGTGGCACCCACGTCAACGGTTTGCGCCAAGGCCTGCTGGATGCCATGCGCGAATTCTGCGAATACCGCAGCCTGTTGCCACGCGGCGTGAAGCTGGCGCCGGAAGACGTGTGGGAGCGCATCGCGTTCGTGCTGTCGATGAAAATGCAGGAGCCGCAATTCTCCGGCCAGACCAAAGAGCGTCTGTCGTCCCGTGAAGCCGCGGCGTTTGTCTCCGGGGTGGTCAAGGACGCCTTCAGCCTGTGGCTCAACGAGCATCCTGAGCTGGGCCTGGCCCTGGCGGAGCTGGCGATCAACAACGCCGGCCGTCGCCTCAAGGCCAGCAAGAAGGTCGAGCGCAAACGCATCACCCAGGGCCCGGCACTGCCCGGCAAACTGGCTGACTGCGCGGGGCAGGACCCGATGCGCTCCGAACTGTTCCTGGTCGAAGGTGACTCCGCCGGTGGTTCTGCCAAACAAGCGCGAGACAAAGAGTTCCAGGCGATCCTGCCGTTGCGCGGCAAGATCCTCAACACCTGGGAAGTCGACGGCAGTGAAGTCCTGGCCAGCCAGGAAGTGCACAACATTGCCGTGGCCATCGGTGTCGATCCGGGTTCGGCGGATATCGCCCAACTGCGCTATGGCAAGATCTGCATCCTCGCCGACGCCGACTCCGACGGCCTGCACATCGCCACGTTGCTCTGTGCATTGTTCGTGCAGCACTTTCGCCCGTTGGTGGATGCCGGTCACGTCTACGTCGCCATGCCGCCGCTGTACCGCATCGACCTGGGCAAGGAGATTTTCTATGCCCTGGACGAAGCCGAGCGCGATGGCATCCTCGACCGGCTGGTCGCCGAGAAGAAACGCGGCAAGCCGCAGGTCACTCGATTCAAAGGCCTGGGTGAAATGAACCCGCCGCAACTGCGTGAAACCACCATGGACCCGAATACCCGGCGCCTGGTGCAGTTGACCCTGGAAGACTACGCCGGTACTTCGGAAATGATGGACATGCTGCTGGCGAAGAAACGTGCGCCGGATCGTAAGGCGTGGCTGGAGTCCAAAGGCAACCTGGCCGAGGTGTTGGGCTGA
- a CDS encoding esterase-like activity of phytase family protein: MRTGVVLAILMLSALAATSVVAAPVAELKLVSEHPVDGMRGGNLSGLALCGEALWTVSDRDDDQIYRLDRSDTVWKAEKFGIDVPPVPESGLPWGLRSRTKAASFIRGGDLDFEGVSCDNQGGLYIVSESHAAVLRVSLHGDDSYTRWLQIAPGMVREARASGMLLHFNALFEGLAVNPEGNQIWLAAERERRGLISIKRGQSLWNCDGPCVLLSEAGQEVQPVKFTDAKAVSKDFADLSLFNGKLFTLERNAFQICRRDAVTAKVELCWSFADETLTPERRYAQPYGLAEALVVDAEGAWVGIDNNFGPRADGEKRPVVYRFAAPVGGWSAQP, from the coding sequence ATGCGCACAGGCGTCGTCCTGGCGATCCTGATGTTGAGCGCGCTGGCGGCCACCTCGGTGGTGGCTGCGCCCGTGGCAGAGCTCAAACTCGTGTCCGAGCACCCCGTGGACGGCATGCGCGGCGGCAACCTCTCGGGGCTGGCGCTGTGCGGGGAGGCGTTGTGGACGGTTTCCGACCGCGACGACGACCAGATCTATCGCCTGGATAGGTCGGACACCGTTTGGAAGGCTGAAAAGTTCGGCATCGATGTACCCCCTGTTCCTGAATCCGGGCTGCCCTGGGGATTGCGCTCGCGCACCAAGGCAGCGTCGTTTATTCGGGGCGGTGATCTGGATTTCGAAGGCGTCAGCTGCGATAACCAGGGCGGGCTGTATATCGTCAGCGAGTCTCACGCCGCTGTCCTGCGAGTGTCGCTTCACGGCGATGACAGCTATACGCGATGGTTGCAGATTGCCCCGGGCATGGTGCGTGAGGCCCGGGCCAGCGGCATGCTGCTGCACTTCAATGCCTTGTTTGAAGGGTTGGCGGTCAACCCTGAAGGCAACCAGATCTGGTTGGCGGCCGAGCGTGAACGACGCGGCTTGATTTCGATCAAGCGTGGCCAGAGCCTCTGGAATTGCGACGGTCCTTGCGTATTGCTGAGTGAGGCCGGCCAGGAAGTGCAGCCGGTCAAGTTCACCGACGCCAAGGCCGTGTCCAAGGACTTCGCCGATCTTTCACTGTTCAACGGCAAGCTGTTTACCCTGGAACGGAATGCGTTCCAGATTTGCCGGCGCGATGCGGTCACGGCCAAGGTCGAGCTGTGCTGGTCGTTCGCCGACGAAACCCTGACGCCCGAGCGGCGTTACGCCCAACCTTATGGCCTGGCCGAAGCCCTGGTGGTGGATGCCGAGGGCGCGTGGGTAGGCATCGACAACAACTTCGGCCCCCGTGCCGATGGTGAAAAACGCCCGGTGGTCTATCGTTTTGCCGCCCCGGTCGGCGGCTGGAGTGCCCAGCCTTGA